The following proteins come from a genomic window of Malus domestica chromosome 02, GDT2T_hap1:
- the LOC103406550 gene encoding trihelix transcription factor ASIL2-like — MASPPSSPQDDSIIPLQSEPPQGVPLALPAPPLSQSQQTQPNPTPPSSRRLPPPCWSHDETVALIDSYREKWYSLRRGNLKATHWQDVADAIARICPAASPAKTAVQCRHKMEKLRKRYRTEIQRARSMPLSRFTSSWVHFKRMDAMEKGPAAGKRENSESPGEEEDNEENEEEEDPDQELYEELRYGSNMKSMSKLYRNGAGVGGGSGGSGGGGGPGSGFRIRIPTGVSIAQPGTKVYPKMDQKFGMNSNPGSNPGSGYGSAKVMRESGNSGRPGLGKRERDGRERERDPVAEMVSAIKLLGDGFVRMEQMKMEMAREIETMRMDMEMKRTEMILESQQRIVEAFAKAVSEKKKKAAKRMPSPEA; from the coding sequence ATGGCTTCTCCTCCGTCCTCCCCCCAAGACGACTCCATCATCCCTCTCCAATCGGAACCACCGCAGGGCGTGCCTCTCGCTCTCCCGGCCCCACCGCTATCCCAATCTCAGCAAACCCAGCCGAACCCAACCCCGCCTTCCTCCCGCCGCCTCCCTCCTCCCTGCTGGTCCCACGATGAGACCGTCGCCCTCATCGACTCCTACCGCGAAAAGTGGTACTCCCTCCGCCGCGGAAACCTCAAGGCCACCCACTGGCAAGACGTGGCCGACGCCATCGCTCGGATATGCCCGGCTGCTTCTCCGGCGAAGACTGCCGTCCAGTGCCGTCACAAGATGGAGAAGCTCCGGAAGCGGTACCGGACTGAGATCCAGCGAGCCAGGTCGATGCCGTTGTCCAGATTCACGTCGTCGTGGGTCCACTTCAAGCGGATGGACGCCATGGAGAAGGGGCCGGCAGCTGGGAAGAGGGAAAACTCGGAAAGTCCCGGCGAAGAGGAAGACAACGAggagaacgaagaggaggaggatCCGGATCAGGAGCTCTACGAGGAGCTGAGATACGGGTCGAATATGAAGAGTATGAGTAAGTTGTATAGGAATGGAGCTGGGGTTGGGGGTGGAAGTGGAGGAagtggtggcggtggcggtCCCGGAAGTGGGTTTAGGATTAGGATTCCAACTGGGGTTAGCATAGCTCAGCCTGGGACCAAGGTTTATCCAAAGATGGATCAGAAATTCGGGATGAATTCGAATCCTGGGTCGAATCCTGGGTCGGGTTATGGTAGCGCAAAGGTGATGAGAGAGAGTGGGAATTCGGGGAGGCCAGgattggggaagagagagagagatgggagggagagggagagagacccCGTGGCGGAGATGGTGTCGGCGATTAAGCTTTTGGGAGATGGGTTTGTGAGAATGGAGCAGATGAAGATGGAGATGGCGAGGGAGATTGAGACGATGCGGATGGACATGGAGATGAAGCGGACGGAGATGATTTTGGAGTCCCAGCAAAGAATTGTGGAGGCTTTTGCGAAGGCGGtttcggagaagaagaagaaggcggccAAGAGAATGCCATCCCCTGAGGCTTAG